From Paenibacillus polymyxa, the proteins below share one genomic window:
- a CDS encoding response regulator: MKIVIVDDHPLVRKGLAAVISMQPNVQFAGEAQNQQEALAVIEETDPDLVLLDLKLADESGLDIIKIARGRGFRSKFILLTSSATREDFLKAEEASVDGYVLKEALPEELIYAIHLVNKGRKYYDPAILENKLREDAGNLTDDLTPKEKEVLVELGQGACNREIASRLFISEFTVKKHVSQILAKLRLADRTQAALYANAIGLAKYEPTNMMMR; this comes from the coding sequence ATGAAAATTGTCATTGTCGATGATCATCCTTTAGTACGGAAAGGACTCGCTGCGGTTATATCCATGCAGCCCAATGTTCAGTTCGCGGGAGAGGCCCAGAATCAACAGGAAGCACTTGCGGTGATCGAGGAAACGGATCCGGATTTGGTGCTGCTGGATTTGAAATTAGCTGATGAATCAGGTCTGGATATTATCAAGATAGCGCGCGGACGCGGGTTCAGAAGCAAATTTATTTTGCTGACCTCTTCTGCAACACGTGAAGATTTTCTGAAAGCGGAGGAAGCCTCTGTGGACGGTTACGTGCTTAAGGAGGCTTTGCCTGAGGAACTAATTTACGCGATTCATCTTGTCAACAAAGGACGCAAATATTATGATCCGGCTATTCTCGAAAATAAGCTGCGTGAAGATGCTGGCAATCTCACGGACGACCTGACACCCAAGGAAAAGGAAGTGCTGGTGGAGCTGGGACAAGGGGCTTGCAATCGTGAAATAGCATCCCGGTTATTTATCAGTGAGTTCACCGTCAAAAAGCATGTCAGTCAGATCTTGGCCAAGCTGCGACTGGCAGATCGTACGCAGGCAGCATTATATGCCAATGCGATTGGTCTAGCGAAGTACGAGCCAACCAATATGATGATGCGCTAA
- a CDS encoding sensor histidine kinase: MKLKKSAEDKMIFLYRYVSLSLTSLVFLFETSRLMVWQKLLLIVFLFLSVTAFTWIYRKYRLHDMVLKCSIALETAGIILLLFPTGGINSPFKWYVITPMLVACAHLSMRYSWTLLLSYIGLVLTFCYIFFTPGQYFLWDLILQNINLFLVLIVTTMAMQVIRVMKDELKVAKEQANETMDHIKSIYHIMETTSHNEALNLGQVISDYTIKLTKQSRAFFWLDSQEEDAPASSQTGWTVEEEEQLFEELENYREEFREEREPFFRHLPEWGDFLMITVPMTTRFVATIGLKLGPDQSLTGRRWLVQQLIFLAELSAVFLERYELERIENQLIVTNEQNRIANEMHDNVSQSLFGIVYATHSLRQTWCHQPKEQVEEQIDLIQQSANQAVRELKGAIHSLSSKKSGGSTWLGTVKSHLHTLSKLNHVQIDFDIHGDHYSLPYLYQKALFRIISEAAGNAIRHGLAKRIDVKLKLTPQVIRLSIHDDGVGFETARMVAGGEAVSAGGGLGMMNMEYLAQSMGGEFDISSRIGEGTQIRLSIPVNAYE, from the coding sequence ATGAAGTTGAAGAAGTCAGCAGAAGACAAAATGATTTTTTTATACCGTTATGTATCATTATCTTTAACATCACTTGTTTTTCTGTTCGAAACATCTAGATTAATGGTATGGCAAAAGCTATTACTGATTGTTTTTCTATTTTTATCCGTTACAGCATTTACTTGGATTTACCGTAAATACAGACTTCATGATATGGTATTGAAATGCAGTATTGCACTAGAAACCGCAGGGATCATTTTGCTGTTATTCCCGACCGGAGGGATCAATAGCCCGTTCAAATGGTATGTGATTACCCCCATGCTGGTAGCTTGTGCTCATCTATCTATGAGGTACAGCTGGACGCTCCTACTTTCTTATATCGGTTTGGTGCTCACATTTTGTTATATCTTTTTTACACCAGGTCAATATTTTTTGTGGGATCTTATATTGCAGAACATTAATCTGTTTCTGGTATTGATCGTAACCACTATGGCAATGCAGGTTATTCGCGTCATGAAGGACGAACTGAAGGTGGCTAAAGAACAAGCCAATGAGACGATGGATCATATCAAGTCGATTTACCACATCATGGAGACGACCAGCCATAATGAGGCATTAAATCTAGGTCAGGTCATCTCGGATTACACTATCAAGTTAACCAAGCAGAGCCGTGCATTTTTCTGGCTGGATAGTCAGGAGGAAGATGCGCCGGCAAGCAGCCAGACAGGCTGGACGGTAGAGGAAGAGGAACAGCTATTCGAGGAACTGGAGAATTACCGGGAGGAGTTCAGGGAAGAGCGCGAACCGTTTTTCAGACATCTACCGGAATGGGGCGACTTTCTCATGATCACCGTACCGATGACGACCCGCTTTGTAGCGACAATTGGTCTCAAGCTGGGACCGGATCAAAGTTTGACGGGGAGACGCTGGCTCGTACAACAACTGATATTCTTGGCTGAGCTGAGTGCTGTGTTTTTGGAACGCTATGAGCTGGAGCGTATTGAGAATCAGTTGATTGTGACGAATGAGCAGAACCGGATTGCAAATGAAATGCATGACAATGTTTCACAAAGTCTTTTTGGTATTGTGTATGCAACGCATTCTCTCCGGCAGACTTGGTGCCATCAGCCTAAGGAGCAGGTGGAGGAACAAATTGATTTAATTCAGCAATCGGCCAACCAAGCGGTTAGAGAGCTGAAGGGGGCAATTCATAGTCTAAGCTCGAAAAAAAGCGGAGGATCAACTTGGTTGGGGACGGTGAAAAGTCATCTGCATACACTCTCCAAGCTGAACCATGTACAAATTGATTTTGACATTCATGGTGATCATTATTCACTTCCGTATTTGTACCAAAAGGCTTTGTTCCGCATCATTTCCGAAGCGGCGGGGAACGCAATCCGTCATGGATTGGCCAAGCGAATTGATGTGAAGTTAAAATTGACGCCCCAAGTGATTAGACTGTCTATTCATGACGACGGAGTAGGGTTTGAGACGGCGAGAATGGTAGCAGGAGGTGAGGCGGTCAGTGCAGGCGGGGGCCTGGGCATGATGAATATGGAATATTTAGCTCAATCGATGGGAGGCGAATTTGATATTTCAAGTCGAATCGGAGAGGGAACACAGATCCGATTGTCCATTCCGGTAAATGCTTATGAATGA